NNNNNNNNNNNNNNNNNNNNNNNNNNNNNNNNNNNNNNNNNNNNNNNNNNNNNNNNNNNNNNNNNNNNNNNNNNNNNNNNNNNNNNNNNNNNNNNNNNNNNNNNNNNNNNNNNNNNNNNNNNNNNNNNNNNNNNNNNNNNNNNNNNNNNNNNNNNNNNNNNNNNNNNNNNNNNNNNNNNNNNNNNNNNNNNNNNNNNNNNNNNNNNNNNNNNNNNNNNNNNNNNNNNNNNNNNNNNNNNNNNNNNNNNNNNNNNNNNNNNNNNNNNNNNNNNNNNNNNNNNNNNNNNNNNNNNNNNNNNNNNNNNNNNNNNNNNNNNNNNNNNNNNNNNNNNNNNNNNNNNNNNNNNNNNNNNNNNNNNNNNNNNNNNNNNNNNNNNNNNNNNNNNNNNNNNNNNNNNNNNNNNNNNNNNNNNNNNNNNNNNNNNNNNNNNNNNNNNNNNNNNNNNNNNNNNNNNNNNNNNNNNNNNNNNNNNNNNNNNNNNNNNNNNNNNNNNNNNNNNNNNNNNNNNNNNNNNNNNNNNNNNNNNNNNNNNNNNNNNNNNNNNNNNNNNNNNNNNNNNNNNNNNNNNNNNNNNNNNNNNNNNNNNNNNNNNNNNNNNNNNNNNNNNNNNNNNNNNNNNNNNNNNNNNNNNNNNNNNNNNNNNNNNNNNNNNNNNNNNNNNNNNNNNNNNNNNNNNNNNNNNNNNNNNNNNNNNNNNNNNNNNNNNNNNNNNNNNNNNNNNNNNNNNNNNNNNNNNNNNNNNNNNNNNNNNNNNNNNNNNNNNNNNNNNNNNNNNNNNNNNNNNNNNNNNNNNNNNNNNNNNNNNNNNNNNNNNNNNNNNNNNNNNNNNNNNNNNNNNNNNNNNNNNNNNNNNNNNNNNNNNNNNNNNNNNNNNNNNNNNNNNNNNNNNNNNNNNNNNNNNNNNNNNNNNNNNNNNNNNNNNNNNNNNNNNNNNNNNNNNNNNNNNNNNNNNNNNNNNNNNNNNNCTCCTGCCTcatgggactacaggagcacgcctccatgcctggctaatttttgtattttttgtagagacggggttttgccatgatgcccaggctggtctcaaactcctgggctcaagcaatcctcctgccttggcctcccagagtgctgggattataggcttgagccagtGCGCCAGgccttaatatttttaatatatgtaggtGTGTGGTTGTTCACAGCTACTTCTCACTGTGAACCACAATCAGAAAAAGCTTTGATAATTACTGGATTCAAGGTTGGTGAGGGCGGGGAAGGCTGGGGGCTACTTTAGAAGGGGTGGTCAGAGGAGTGAGCTGTTTTGTGTTGGTTCCCTGAAAGCAGAGCCTGAAAGAGGGATCTGGGTGCATGTGACTTCACTGAGGAGACTCAGAAGACAGGGGGTGAGAGCAGTGGGAAGAGGCAGAGCAAGCTTGAGCAAGGATGAACTCTCAGCCTCAGCTAGATCTCGCCGGGCCCTGGAGCATAAACTGCATCACACAGTGGTCCTGCTTGAGGCCAAGGGGCCAGTCTTCATCCTCCCATGGCAGGGAGTAACTGGCAGTGGGCCACTGATGATGGAAGAGAGGGTGCAGATAATATAGATCCTATACGGTCAAGGTCAATTCTCTAGGAAAAGAGGGGAGCCGGGCACCATTAGCAGCCTACCTTGCAGCAGCTGGAGAAAGTTGCTGGTGCCCAGGAAGGGATGGGGGGTGGGCACCAACAGCATCCACTGCATAGGCCTCTTTTGTCCTAAGGGGTTCCTGAGTCTGTGAGCCCCACCACCCTCTcctccctgccacctcctcccGGGGCACTGACCGAGCTCCTCCTCAGAGTGCAGGGCGGGGTCCACCAGGGCCTTGAGCTCCGTGCTCTGCAGCAGGTAGCTCTTGAGCTGGGTCATCATGGTGCGAATCTCCTGCAGCATCTCCGTGCTGGAGGTCTGGCGCGCCATCATCTCCAGGCTGTACACCTTATAGTCCTGCACCAGGCTGCCAAAGTACGAGGTCTTGTCCTGCGCCAGCTCCACCACCTTCTTGTACAGCTTGCGGTTGTTGGAGAGGAAAGCGTGGAACATGCTGCTGAAACTGGCAAAGCTCAGCCGGTGCCGGGCCTTGCCCAGGATCATCGAGGGCTTCTTCTTCACGCTGGGGCTGCTGAACTGCTCCAGCTCCTCCTCCGTGCTGCTAGTGGAGTAGGAGTCCTGGTCGGTGGCCGTGACAGACGCCCCCAAGCTATCTGAGAGGGAGGCCAGGGAGCCCTTGAACTCTGGAGAGCTCTGGGAATGGGCAGTGGCCTGGGCCTGAGGGTGCTGAGTCCCAGCCTGAGAAGCAGGGCTTTGGCCCTCTCTGGGTGGACCCGGCGTGGGTGTCTCCAAGGCCATCGCCTGTGTGCAGAGCTCAGCGTTCTCTAAGGGAGCTGGGAGGGTCGAGGCCAGTTGTCGAGAGATCCGTTTCTTCCTGGGGGGTGGGACTGGGGGTTGTTTGGCCTTCCTGGGCAGCTCCGGCATGTTGTCAGGATCGCTGGCTTTCGCCTCTGTGTCCTGGCCTTGCTCCGTGCTCCCCCGGGGCGTGTCCTCAGGGCTGTCTGAGGTCCCTTGGGGAGGCAGGCTGAGCTGGTCCCCCTCTGCCGCCATCCCCGGACTTTGGTCTTCTAAGGACACCCTCTCAGAAACGCGGCGTCTGGGAGGGGCAGTGGGAAGGTTCTTCTTCGCAGGCAGTGGCGGGGGGGAGGCCTGCTGCAAGGGACCGGAGGCTGCCCCTGGTTTCATCCCTTCCTCCCTGAGGGGGCCCAGGCCTGCAGTGGGGCATGGGAGTCTCTCACAGGCCGTCATGGGCGGCTGGCTCGGATGGTCTGGGGGACCTGGGGCATGGGGTGTGACGTGGGGGGAAGGCACTGGGGGAGAGGTGGGCAAAGGACAGGCAGGGGCGGGTGCAGAAGCAGGGAGCAGAGGGGGCTGGGCTAGGCTGGAGGGCTGCAGGGGCAGCACTGGGGGAGGAGGTGGTGGGCGGCGTGGGGCCCACCTGGAGGTGGGCGAGGTAGTATCAGACGTGGGTGGCAAGGGGTGTGCAGGGCAGCTTCCAAGAGGTGGCTGGTCGGTGGGCAGGGCGCTGCTGCAGTCCTCGATGAAAACAGGATTCACAAACCACAGGCGGTCATTTCCTACCGACAGCTCGATTTCACAGGCACAGTTTGCGTCATGGGCTGTGGGCCTGAGGCTGGAGACTTGCGGGGATCCGGGGGCCCGGTCTCTTGGAGGCTCTGCTGGCTTCCCTCTTTCTTGTGGAGGATTCAGCGAGGAGTCCCAGAAACCTGTGGAAGCAAGAGAGGGGCAGGTGGTCAGTCTGTGCCAGGGACTAGGTGTTGCTGTGCTGGGCAGGGTCTGTGGGCGGGGTCcgtggtggggtggggcaggaccGTGGGAGGGCTGTTCAAGGCATTCGCTTCACTACTCCGGGGTTGTTTTCCCCTCTTGGACGCTTTTAAACCTCTCCCACCACTTCCTGCCTCGAGAGGGGAAGCCCCACTCAGTCCTCCCCAGCAGTGTGGGGTGGGGCCGGGGGTAATGTGACAGGCTCAGCTTCAGGTCTCTTCCTTGGTGTGACAGCCCACCTCGGCGGGCATTGATGACACAGGGTGTGGGGTGACAACACTGTGCTCTGGAGCCGTGGGGAAGGCATGGTGAGGGCACAAGGGATGGAAGGCCCGGAACTCCTGCAGCCAACCAGCTGGGTGCTCTGGGGCAGGTGGTTTgaccttcctgggcctcagtctaGTCATCCCTAAAATGGGGTCACAATGGTGCACACATCACAGGTGTGCGAGGAGTCAGGAATACTGGGCCTGTTTTGGCCCccatggttttttatttttatttttattttttgagacagagtctcgccctcttgcccaggctggagtgcagtggcacgatcttggctcactgccagctccgcctcccaggttcacaccattctcctgcctcagcctcccaagtagctgggactacaggagcccaccaccatgcccggctaattcttttgatttttagtagagacggggtttcactgtattagccaggatggtctcgatctcctgacctcgtgatccacccgcctcagcctcccaaagtgctgggattacaggcgtgagccactgcgcccggcctccatggTTATTATATGCGAGAAGGACACATCTATGGATTGTGGCCAGCGAGATCAGACCGGCTGTCCAAGCGGGAGCAGCCATCCACCACAAGGTGATTCTGACTCCGGTCAATCTTGAGCTTAAAATAAGAAGGTGGTCCTTTGCCATAGTCAGGGGAAGCCAAGGCTCTTGCAGCGCGGGGCTGAGTTCCAGTGCATGCCTCTCTACTGACCCAGTCCCCAGGGGCTCAGCCATGGCTGTGGCTACCGAAGCAGGCTAGGGACAGGCATTCTTGATCTGAGTGGTCTACACTGTGGCAAGCATCTGACAGAGACTCAGGACTCTCCAAAGAGCGCACAGGGATGCTACATCCTGAGAACAATTGCAGTCGGCGCGTAGGCCACCCTGTGCTCACTCAAGCTTCCTCCTGGAGAGGAACATGGGTCCCAGGTCTTGTTCAGCCTGCTAGGTTTGGAGCTGGATAGAGGATTACCCAGGCAGGTGCTGAGTTCCTTGTGAATTGGTGTGGCCAGCCTTTCACCCAGGGCTCTTTCCTCCTGGGAGGAATCCAGTCTTAAGAAAACTATGGAAAATAACATCAAGGATAATCACAGGGGCAAACATTCATGGCGTTCTTGCCATGCATGAGCCCACGGGCTACTTGCTTTACCTGGGTTATCTTGCCGACCCCTGATCATAGGCCTTGCCCCTAGTTCACAGATGAGGGTAGGAGGCTCAGAAACATGAAAGCACTCTCCCTGGGTCACCGGGCTGGGGCGTGAGGCACTGGGATTTGAGCACGTCGGGCTGGTTCTACAGCCTGTGTTTAGCCTCTGTGTTAGGCGGTCTTCCTCCATAGGAACTTGCGACACTTCCCAGATCGGTTGCTCTCCCGGCATCGGTGAGTAGCAGGGTGGCTTGCAGCCCAGAACTCAGGATGTGGCAACAGCACAACAGGCTCTTGATGTTGAAAGGAGACCTCACAAGATGGCCTGGAGCAGCCAACCGTGTGCTCGCTCTAAGAGGGGGGCACTATCAGGGATGTAGGCATTTGCCATCTTGCTGGCTGGAGTCACCAACACAATCAGGGTAAGCAGGTGCCGTCCCAGGACAAAGGGACTGAAGAAACAGACCAGAAGTGAGCTGTGTGCATCCCTCTGAGGTGCACCCCCCAGCCCTGTCCTGGGCAGATACCCTGTGTCTGGCTGCCCGAATATCACAGCCAGTGGAGAGAGGCCAGCTGTCACCACACTAGCAAGCATGGCAATCTTTTCTGTGA
This genomic window from Piliocolobus tephrosceles isolate RC106 chromosome 6, ASM277652v3, whole genome shotgun sequence contains:
- the RIN3 gene encoding ras and Rab interactor 3 isoform X3; its protein translation is MPGEQPIWEVSQVPMEEDRLTQRLNTGCRTSPTCSNPSASRPSPVTQGECFHVSEPPTLICELGARPMIRGRQDNPGFWDSSLNPPQERGKPAEPPRDRAPGSPQVSSLRPTAHDANCACEIELSVGNDRLWFVNPVFIEDCSSALPTDQPPLGSCPAHPLPPTSDTTSPTSRWAPRRPPPPPPVLPLQPSSLAQPPLLPASAPAPACPLPTSPPVPSPHVTPHAPGPPDHPSQPPMTACERLPCPTAGLGPLREEGMKPGAASGPLQQASPPPLPAKKNLPTAPPRRRVSERVSLEDQSPGMAAEGDQLSLPPQGTSDSPEDTPRGSTEQGQDTEAKASDPDNMPELPRKAKQPPVPPPRKKRISRQLASTLPAPLENAELCTQAMALETPTPGPPREGQSPASQAGTQHPQAQATAHSQSSPEFKGSLASLSDSLGASVTATDQDSYSTSSTEEELEQFSSPSVKKKPSMILGKARHRLSFASFSSMFHAFLSNNRKLYKKVVELAQDKTSYFGSLVQDYKVYSLEMMARQTSSTEMLQEIRTMMTQLKSYLLQSTELKALVDPALHSEEELEAIVESALYKCVLKPLKEAINSCLHEIHSKDGSLQQLKENQLVILATTTTDLGVTTSVPEVPMMEKILQKFAGMHKAYSPEKKISILLKTCKLIYDSMALGNPGKPYGADDFLPVLMYVLARSNLTEMLLNVEYMMELMDPALQLGEGSYYLTTTYGALEHIKNYDKITVTRQLSVEVQDSIHRWERRRTLNKARASRSSVQNGRPSWEARQGSLCRLAAETGKAQDFICVSYLEPEQQARTLASRADTPAQALCAQCAEKFAVARPQAHRLFVLVDGRCFQLADDALPHRIKGYLLRSEPKRDFHFVYRPLDGGGGGGSPPCLVVREPNFL
- the RIN3 gene encoding ras and Rab interactor 3 isoform X2, producing the protein MIRHAGAPARGDPTGPVPVVGKGEEEEEEDGMGLCLPATPKNCLPRRRGISILEKLIKTCPVWLQLSLGQAEVARILHRVVAGMFLVRRDSSSKHLVLCVHFPSLNKSSAEVLEYTIKEEKSILYLEGSALVFEDIFRLIAFYCVSRDLLPFTLRLPQAILEASSFTDLETIANLGLGFWDSSLNPPQERGKPAEPPRDRAPGSPQVSSLRPTAHDANCACEIELSVGNDRLWFVNPVFIEDCSSALPTDQPPLGSCPAHPLPPTSDTTSPTSRWAPRRPPPPPPVLPLQPSSLAQPPLLPASAPAPACPLPTSPPVPSPHVTPHAPGPPDHPSQPPMTACERLPCPTAGLGPLREEGMKPGAASGPLQQASPPPLPAKKNLPTAPPRRRVSERVSLEDQSPGMAAEGDQLSLPPQGTSDSPEDTPRGSTEQGQDTEAKASDPDNMPELPRKAKQPPVPPPRKKRISRQLASTLPAPLENAELCTQAMALETPTPGPPREGQSPASQAGTQHPQAQATAHSQSSPEFKGSLASLSDSLGASVTATDQDSYSTSSTEEELEQFSSPSVKKKPSMILGKARHRLSFASFSSMFHAFLSNNRKLYKKVVELAQDKTSYFGSLVQDYKVYSLEMMARQTSSTEMLQEIRTMMTQLKSYLLQSTELKALVDPALHSEEELEAIVESALYKCVLKPLKEAINSCLHEIHSKDGSLQQLKENQLVILATTTTDLGVTTSVPEVPMMEKILQKFAGMHKAYSPEKKISILLKTCKLIYDSMALGNPGKPYGADDFLPVLMYVLARSNLTEMLLNVEYMMELMDPALQLGEGSYYLTTTYGALEHIKNYDKITVTRQLSVEVQDSIHRWERRRTLNKARASRSSVQDFICVSYLEPEQQARTLASRADTPAQALCAQCAEKFAVARPQAHRLFVLVDGRCFQLADDALPHRIKGYLLRSEPKRDFHFVYRPLDGGGGGGSPPCLVVREPNFL